In the Nocardioides marmotae genome, TCCGGCTGGCGCCGCAACATGTGCGTACTCGGCGTGCAACAAGTGCGTACTCGGCGTGCAGGAAGTGAGCACTCGGCGGACCAGAAGTGCGGACTCGGCGGGCGAGAAGTGACTACTCGGCGGGTGGGGTGGGGGTGGAGCGGCCCCAGCCGGCGGAGCGGGTGAGCTGGTCGAGGAGCGGCTGGACGCGGTAGGGGACCGGCGTGGCCACGGTGAAGGTGGAGGTGGTCTTGCGGACGCCGTCGATCGCGACGATGGAGGCGGTCAGCCGCTGGAGCTCCTCGAGCGAGCCGATGGCGACCTGGGCGAGCAGGTCCTCGCGGCCGGCCTGGATGCGCACCTCGAGCACCTCGGGGAGCGCGCGCAGGCCGTCGACGATCGCCCCCATCACCCGCTGGTCGATCTCGAGGGTCACCGTCGCCCGGACGCCGAGCCCGACCCGGGTCAGGTCGATGACGGGCTGGAACCCCAGCAGGATCCCCTCCGCCTCGAGCCGCCGCATCCGCAGCTGCACCGTCGTGCGGCTGACGCCGAGGGCCGAGGCGAGCTCCGCCACGCCGACCCGGGCGTTGTCGGTGAGCCGCG is a window encoding:
- a CDS encoding Lrp/AsnC family transcriptional regulator, giving the protein MITLATNPPLDRLDVEILARLTDNARVGVAELASALGVSRTTVQLRMRRLEAEGILLGFQPVIDLTRVGLGVRATVTLEIDQRVMGAIVDGLRALPEVLEVRIQAGREDLLAQVAIGSLEELQRLTASIVAIDGVRKTTSTFTVATPVPYRVQPLLDQLTRSAGWGRSTPTPPAE